The genomic DNA TCTCAGACTTGACGTACTGCCACGCCGTGTAATCGACGTACATTGAGGGAGACTCCCACTTTGATTTTGCCTCAATGATGCCGACAACCCGGAAGGGTGTGGCCTGGGGGTCTGTCCCGTGCAAGATGATCGGGTCTTCAATGGGGCTGCGCCCCAGCATGTCCCAGAGAATCGTGTTGATGACGATCGGGGTGACCCGCTGGTCTGCGTCGTTTGGTGAAATCCACCGCCCTTGGCTCAGGACGGTTCGGAAAATCACCTGATAGTTCGGGTCCACAGCCGTCACCGTGGTGGGCTGGTAGCCATACTCATTCTTGACCACGGGACGCCCTCGAAACTGTCCGCTCTGGTTGGCACGCTGAACCTCCGTGAAATCAACGGAGGACCCAACACTTCGCGACCAGTAGGGAATGGCAAATCTCTGAGCAACAGTTTCCATCGCATGACCAATGGGATCGTGGATCGTGCCGTCGGGCGGCGGGAGGGTCCCCTCGTCACCGGCCGCGTGCTCGCCCTCGTTCCTTTGCGAATCAGCCGATGTCACAGGCTCTGTGGAGGAATTCCCCTGCTGATCCGACGAATTCTGGCTCACAGAGACGTGGAGGGTCACTTCACGTCCGTCGGCGGCTTCCATTCTCTCCATGTTCGACTGAACCGTCAGGTCTCCCAGTGCGATGACCGTCGTCATTGCGGTGACCGCCGCAACAACTCCCACGAGAGACAGGATGACGCGTGCCTTTTGTACTTTGACCTCACCCCAGGCTTCAACCACAGCCCCGGCGATTTCATTGAGGATTCTCATGCGTCCCCCTCCTCGGCGACATTCG from Schaalia sp. ZJ405 includes the following:
- a CDS encoding ABC transporter permease, whose translation is MRILNEIAGAVVEAWGEVKVQKARVILSLVGVVAAVTAMTTVIALGDLTVQSNMERMEAADGREVTLHVSVSQNSSDQQGNSSTEPVTSADSQRNEGEHAAGDEGTLPPPDGTIHDPIGHAMETVAQRFAIPYWSRSVGSSVDFTEVQRANQSGQFRGRPVVKNEYGYQPTTVTAVDPNYQVIFRTVLSQGRWISPNDADQRVTPIVINTILWDMLGRSPIEDPIILHGTDPQATPFRVVGIIEAKSKWESPSMYVDYTAWQYVKSEMSSHSDAGGGMGIEGHAYGGYTGPETEMLVWVGPEQEEEARRIIPQAVSAVLGEGWTASVYGGDGWDGGREELRAASQIIMVIGGIVIFLGALGLLNVAIVTVRQRIREIGIRRAMGASATRVFFAVFMESVVATFVAGVLGVAMAAIILRFLPLENMDIVLQDMPAFPVGAALTGVGIATAIGALCGIIPAVAAIRVKPIDAIRY